The following are encoded together in the Glycine soja cultivar W05 chromosome 5, ASM419377v2, whole genome shotgun sequence genome:
- the LOC114412888 gene encoding probable magnesium transporter NIPA1 → MGASSDNVTGFVLAVCSSVFIGSSFIIKKMGLKKAGATGKRAGAGGHAYLYEPWWWFGMISMIVGEVANFAAYAFAPALLVTPLGALSIIFSAILAHFILKERLHIFGVLGCALCMVGSTTIVLHAPHERVIHSVKEVWQLATEPGFLIYMCIVVVVVCILIFYCAPRYGTTYLVIYVGICSLTGSITVMSVKAVSIAMKLTLEGNNQFIYFQTWFFTIIVIGCCLLQINYLNKALDTFNTAVVSPIYYVMFTSFTIFASIIMFKEWDTQDASQIATEVCGFITILSGTFLLHKTKDMGNRPIESPVFVSTPQNVSSHSGT, encoded by the exons ATGGGGGCGTCTTCGGACAACGTAACTGGGTTTGTTTTGGCTGTCTGTTCCAGCGTTTTCATTGGCTCTAGcttcataataaaaaagatgGGCCTTAAAAAGGCTGGTGCCACAGGGAAAAGAGCAG GCGCGGGAGGACATGCATACCTATATGAACCTTGGTGGTGGTTTGGAATGATCTCTA TGATTGTTGGGGAAGTAGCCAATTTTGCAGCTTATGCATTTGCTCCTGCACTACTTGTAACTCCTTTGGGAGCTTTAAGTATCATTTTCAG TGCAATACTAGCTCACTTTATCTTAAAAGAGAGGTTGCACATATTTGGTGTGCTTGGATGTGCTCTTTGTATGGTGGGATCTACAACTATTGTATTGCATGCTCCCCATGAAAGAGTTATTCACTCTGTTAAGGAAGTGTGGCAACTTGCTACAGAACCAG GCTTTCTAATCTACATGTGTATAGTTGTGGTTGTGGTTTGCATCCTTATTTTCTATTGTGCTCCACGATATGGGACAACCTATCTGGTTATATATGTTGGAATATGCTCTCTCACAGGCTCAATTACG GTTATGAGTGTGAAAGCAGTGTCAATAGCTATGAAGTTAACATTGGAAGGCAACAACCAATTCATTTACTTTCAGACCTGGTTCTTTACGATTATTGTGATAGGATGTTGTCTTTTGCAGATTAACTACTTGAACAAG GCTTTGGACACCTTTAACACTGCAGTTGTATCACCAATTTACTATGTCATGTTTACATCATTCACCATCTTTGCCAGCATAATCATGTTTAAG GAATGGGACACACAAGATGCATCTCAAATTGCTACCGAGGTTTGTGGCTTTATCACAATTTTATCTGGGACCTTTCTTCTTCACAAAACCAAAGATATGGGAAATAGACCCATAGAGTCTCCTGTTTTTGTAAGTACTCCACAAAATGTTAGTAGTCACTCAGGGACTTAA
- the LOC114412893 gene encoding geranylgeranyl transferase type-2 subunit beta 1-like isoform X1 — protein MDGGFGCTPGGESHAGQIFCCVGALAITGSLDLVDKDLLGWWLCERQVKSGGLNGRPEKLPDVCYSWWVLSSLIMIDRVHWISKEKLIKFILDCQDTENGGISDRPDDAVDVFHTFFGVAGLSLLEYPGLKPVDPAYALPVDVVNRIIFTK, from the exons ATGGATGGTGGTTTTGGGTGCACTCCTGGTGGGGAATCTCATGCTGGTCAAA TTTTCTGTTGTGTGGGGGCCCTTGCCATAACAGGGTCGCTAGATCTTGTTGACAAAGACCTACTTGGTTGGTGGTTATGCGAGCGACAGGTTAAATCTGGAGGTCTGAATGGGCGTCCTGAGAAACTTCCTGAT GTCTGCTACTCATGGTGGGTTCTTTCTAGCCTGATCATGATTGATAGGGTACATTGGATTAGTAAGGAGAAGCTTATAAAGTTCATCTTAGACTGCCAG GACACAGAAAATGGTGGAATTTCGGACAGGCCAGATGATGCCGTGGATGTCTTTCATACATTCTTTGGGGTGGCTG GACTTTCTCTTCTTGAATATCCAGGGCTGAAACCAGTAGATCCAGCTTATGCTTTACCTGTTGATGTTGtaaatagaattatttttactaaataa
- the LOC114412893 gene encoding geranylgeranyl transferase type-2 subunit beta 1-like isoform X2 encodes MGELATEKHVRYILSVEKRKDNFESVVMEHLRMNGAYWGLTTLDLLGKLHTVDVDEVVSWLMSCQHDSGGFGGNVEHDPHILYTLSAVQVLSLFDKLDVIDVDKVTSYIVSLQNEDGSFSGDMWGEVDTRL; translated from the exons ATGGGAGAGCTGGCCACTGAGAAACATGTTCGATATATATTATCAGTTGAAAAG AGGAAAGATAACTTTGAATCTGTCGTAATGGAGCATCTAAGAATGAATGGGGCATATTGGGGATTGACCACTCTGGATCTTCTAGGAAAGCTTCATACCGTCGATGTTGATGAGGTTGTTTCGTGGTTGATGAGTTGTCAGCATGACTCAG GGGGATTTGGTGGAAATGTTGAACATGATCCGCACATCCTCTATACACTAAGTGCTGTGCAGGtgttgtctctctttgataagCTGGATGTTATTGATGTAGATAAGGTCACAAGTT ATATTGTCAGCCTGCAAAATGAAGATGGATCCTTTTCAGGGGATATGTGGGGTGAAGTTGATACACG GCTGTGa
- the LOC114412889 gene encoding stress response protein NST1-like, which yields MIPPRRKKWTEAEEKTLIDKYGEMVADGSLAKMRTREKKFKPIACHVNSVHHVRDPVAYPWQWSWKDVSTKVQNMRHQYLLVKQKIKRPEFSGSGGGGDCDDGSEFDWVEGLTHWSNFLRYKDVFGDVALAVGGHGGNELMGIEDGDHGDRDGDNGDGFLAGGGGMDMVEFGQMGHSGDGDFGAALDGVDNEVMGLGFEIEGEEGEVNYNGSGGREREDAAENGFVFEEEGEVTGSSLKKKRKVAKGMEKKAWQILANQLGQLREMETRFEQREVERERERQRRENLRVELDKQWERKLEEREKEREEREKERDKLRRQRMAEWEAMEKENEEMERKRREEELIHEREWEERMNCRRLEWKKRVDEMLSQHRAEMGQMQTRFLHEQQNLTNQLLGIFSQWPAQPSGLSDHTSASNHYLSQMMQNLHHVNGIVHGDARVEGDNQEDQFIVDG from the coding sequence ATGATTCCTCCCAGGCGGAAGAAATGGACCGAGGCGGAGGAGAAAACCCTAATCGACAAGTACGGGGAGATGGTAGCGGACGGTTCGCTGGCGAAGATGCGGACTCGGGAGAAGAAGTTCAAGCCGATTGCTTGTCACGTGAATTCGGTGCACCACGTGCGCGATCCCGTTGCGTACCCTTGGCAGTGGAGTTGGAAGGACGTTTCGACGAAGGTGCAGAACATGCGGCACCAGTATTTGCTTGTGAAGCAGAAGATCAAGAGGCCTGAGTTTTCGGGGTCCGGAGGAGGAGGGGATTGTGATGATGGGAGTGAGTTTGATTGGGTGGAGGGGCTTACTCATTGGTCTAACTTCCTTAGGTATAAGGATGTGTTTGGGGATGTTGCACTTGCTGTTGGCGGTCATGGTGGGAATGAGTTGATGGGGATTGAGGATGGGGATCACGGGGATCGTGATGGGGATAATGGGGATGGGTTTCTTGCTGGTGGTGGGGGGATGGATATGGTTGAGTTTGGGCAGATGGGTCATTCTGGGGATGGGGATTTTGGGGCTGCTTTGGATGGGGTGGACAATGAGGTGATGGGGTTGGGATTTGAGATTGAGGGGGAGGAAGGGGAGGTGAATTACAATGGGAGTGGTGGTCGGGAGAGGGAGGATGCTGCGGAGAATGGTTTTGTGTTTGAGGAGGAAGGGGAGGTGACAGGGTCAagtttgaagaagaagaggaaggtgGCGAAGGGGATGGAGAAGAAGGCGTGGCAGATTCTTGCTAACCAGCTGGGGCAGTTGAGAGAGATGGAGACGCGGTTTGAGCAGCGTGAGGTGGAGAGGGAGCGCGAGAGGCAGAGGAGGGAGAATTTGCGAGTGGAGCTTGATAAGCAGTGGGAAAGGAAGCTTGAGGAGAGGGAAaaggagagagaggagagggagaaggagagggaCAAGCTTAGGAGGCAGAGGATGGCAGAGTGGGAAGCCATGGAAAAGGAAAACGAAGAGATGGAAAGGAAAAGGAGAGAGGAAGAGTTGATCCATGAGAGGGAATGGGAGGAGAGAATGAACTGCAGGAGGCTGGAATGGAAGAAGAGGGTTGACGAGATGCTGAGCCAGCACCGAGCAGAAATGGGCCAGATGCAGACTCGTTTTCTTCACGAGCAACAAAATCTTACTAACCAATTGCTTGGTATATTCTCGCAGTGGCCTGCCCAACCTTCTGGCCTATCTGATCATACTAGTGCTAGCAACCATTATCTTTCACAAATGATGCAAAATTTGCATCATGTGAATGGAATTGTTCATGGTGACGCTAGGGTTGAGGGAGATAATCAAGAAGATCAATTCATTGTTGATGGATGA
- the LOC114412891 gene encoding chalcone synthase 5-like yields the protein MVSVEEIRQAQRAEGPATVMAIGTATPPNCVDQSTYPDYYFRITNSEHMTELKEKFKRMCDKSMIKKRYMYLNEEILKENPSVCAYMAPSLDARQDMVVVEVPKLGKEAATKAIKEWGQPKSKITHLIFCTTSGVDMPGADYQLTKLLGLRPSVKRYMMYQQGCFAGGTVLRLAKDLAENNKGARVLVVCSEITAVTFRGPTDTHLDSLVGQALFGDGAAAVIVGSDPLPVEKPLFQLVWTAQTILPDSEGAIDGHLREVGLTFHLLKDVPGLISKNIEKALVEAFQPLGISDYNSIFWIAHPGGPAILDQVEAKLGLKPEKMEATRHVLSEYGNMSSACVLFILDQMRKKSIENGLGTTGEGLDWGVLFGFGPGLTVETVVLRSVSV from the exons ATGGTGAGTGTTGAAGAGATCCGTCAGGCACAACGTGCAGAAGGCCCTGCCACTGTCATGGCTATTGGCACCGCCACTCCTCCCAACTGCGTCGATCAGAGTACCTATCCTGACTATTACTTCCGCATCACCAACAGCGAGCACATGACTGagctcaaagaaaagttcaagcGCATGT GTGATAAGTCAATGATTAAGAAGCGATACATGTACTTAAATGAAGAGATCCTGAAGGAGAATCCGAGTGTTTGTGCATATATGGCACCTTCATTGGATGCAAGGCAAGACATGGTGGTTGTGGAGGTACCAAAGTTGGGAAAAGAGGCTGCAACTAAGGCAATCAAGGAATGGGGTCAACCCAAGTCCAAGATTACCCATCTCATTTTTTGCACCACCAGCGGTGTCGACATGCCTGGTGCTGATTACCAGCTCACTAAACTACTGGGCCTTCGTCCCTCCGTCAAGCGTTACATGATGTACCAACAAGGCTGCTTTGCCGGTGGCACGGTGCTTCGTCTGGCCAAAGACCTCGCCGAAAACAACAAGGGTGCTCGCGTGCTTGTGGTTTGTTCTGAGATCACTGCAGTGACGTTCCGTGGCCCAACTGACACCCATCTTGATAGCCTTGTGGGTCAAGCCTTGTTTGGAGATGGTGCAGCTGCTGTCATTGTTGGATCAGACCCCTTACCAGTTGAAAAGCCTTTGTTTCAGCTTGTTTGGACTGCACAGACAATCCTTCCAGACAGTGAAGGGGCTATTGATGGCCACCTTCGAGAAGTTGGACTCACTTTCCATCTCCTCAAGGATGTTCCTGGACTCATCTCTAAGAATATCGAAAAGGCCTTAGTTGAAGCCTTCCAACCCTTGGGAATCTCTGATTACAACTCTATCTTCTGGATTGCACACCCTGGTGGACCGGCAATTTTAGACCAAGTCGAGGCTAAGTTAGGCTTGAAGCCTGAAAAAATGGAAGCTACTAGACATGTGCTCAGCGAGTATGGTAATATGTCAAGTGCatgtgtgttattcatcttggATCAGATGAGGAAGAAGTCTATAGAAAATGGACTTGGCACAACTGGTGAAGGCCTTGATTGGGGTGTGCTCTTTGGTTTTGGCCCTGGACTCACTGTTGAGACGGTTGTGCTCCGCAGTGTCAGTGTCTAA
- the LOC114412893 gene encoding geranylgeranyl transferase type-2 subunit beta 1-like isoform X3 has translation MDGGFGCTPGGESHAGQIFCCVGALAITGSLDLVDKDLLGWWLCERQVKSGGLNGRPEKLPDVCYSWWVLSSLIMIDRVHWISKEKLIKFILDCQKMVEFRTGQMMPWMSFIHSLGWLDFLFLNIQG, from the exons ATGGATGGTGGTTTTGGGTGCACTCCTGGTGGGGAATCTCATGCTGGTCAAA TTTTCTGTTGTGTGGGGGCCCTTGCCATAACAGGGTCGCTAGATCTTGTTGACAAAGACCTACTTGGTTGGTGGTTATGCGAGCGACAGGTTAAATCTGGAGGTCTGAATGGGCGTCCTGAGAAACTTCCTGAT GTCTGCTACTCATGGTGGGTTCTTTCTAGCCTGATCATGATTGATAGGGTACATTGGATTAGTAAGGAGAAGCTTATAAAGTTCATCTTAGACTGCCAG AAAATGGTGGAATTTCGGACAGGCCAGATGATGCCGTGGATGTCTTTCATACATTCTTTGGGGTGGCTG GACTTTCTCTTCTTGAATATCCAGGGCTGA
- the LOC114412892 gene encoding eEF1A lysine and N-terminal methyltransferase-like, whose protein sequence is MGSKGKKKGSPEDILETLGDFTSKENWDKFFTLRGDSFEWYAEWPNLRDPLLSLLKTVPLPLQLLVPGCGNSRLSEHLYDAGHTAITNIDFSKVVISDMLRRNVRDRPLMRWRIMDMTAMQFEDESFGAVIDKGGLDALMEPELGPKLGNQYLSEVKIVLKPGGKFVCLTLAESHVLNLLFSKFRLGWKMSVDAIPLKSSGKPSLQTFMVVVEKELSTLVHQITSLLHNSSLHCNSKQVSGLHEALQNENQIREKYSSGSNLLYSVEDLQEELTKLSQGRRLQLTLGGQGYSTFSYRAVILDAEEQASPFTYHCGVFIVPKTRAREWLFYSEEGQWMVVRSSEAARLIMVYLDASHSDTSMEEIQKDLSPLVTQLAPAENENGAKIPFMMASEGIKERNIIHKVTSSLTGSIIVEDVIYENVDSEVSCIFPSRELVFRRLVFERAANLVQSEALLKDEQSPTKLVSETGRKKNNASSKSRKSGSQRHSIGASSQLTVYHGYVASSYHTGIISGFTLISSYMENVASSGKMVKAVIIGLGAGLLSMFLHGCIPFLEIETVELDPMIVDIARDYFSFVEDKRLKVHVADGIQFVREIDSSGAPQIHGKSNDPSNTESALNASSTVSHAGVKVTKVDIIIVDVDSSDPSSGLTCPAPDFLDESFLETVKDKLSEDGLFVVNLVSRSQAIKDMALSKMKKVFSHLFCLQLDEDVNEVHFALKSESCIEDSCFSEASLKLHKLLEFKHPEIGQNIINATKKIRHLK, encoded by the exons ATGGGTTCGAAGGGGAAGAAGAAAGGTTCACCGGAAGACATTCTGGAAACCCTAGGAGACTTCACGAGCAAAGAGAACTGGGACAAGTTCTTCACCCTTCGCGGTGATTCCTTCGAGTGGTACGCCGAATGGCCCAACCTCAGGGACCCACTCCTCTCCCTCCTCAAAACCGTTCCTCTCCCGCTTCAGCTCCTCGTCCCCGGCTGCGGCAACTCCCGCCTCTCCGAGCACCTCTACGACGCCGGCCACACCGCCATCACCAACATCGACTTCTCCAAGGTCGTCATCTCCGACATGCTCCGCCGCAACGTCCGCGACCGTCCCCTCATGCGATGGCGCATCATGGACATGACCGCCATGCAGTTCGAGGATGAGAGCTTCGGTGCGGTTATTGACAAAGGTGGACTGGATGCTTTGATGGAGCCCGAACTTGGCCCCAAATTGGGGAACCAGTACTTATCAGAG GTGAAGATAGTTTTAAAGCCTGGGGGAAAGTTTGTGTGCCTTACCTTGGCTGAATCTCACGTACTTA ATCTACTTTTCTCAAAGTTCCGACTTGGGTGGAAAATGAGTGTTGATGCCATACCTTTAAAGTCTTCTGGCAAACCTAGCCTTCAAACATTTATGGTGGTTGTGGAGAAGGAGCTGTCTACTTTAGTGCACCAGATTACATCATTGCTCCATAATTCTTCACTTCATTGCAATTCAAAACAG GTTTCTGGACTTCATGAGGCTCTTCAAAATGAGAATCAAATTCGTGAAAAATACTCCAGCGGCTCCAATTTATTATATTCTGTGGAAGATCTGCAAGAGGAGTTGACAAAGCTATCTCAAGGTCGGCGATTGCAGCTAACTCTGGGTGGACAAGGGTACTCCACTTTTTCTTACAGAGCTGTAATTCTTGATGCCGAGGAACAGGCCAGCCCATTTACCTATCACTGTGGGGTTTTCATTGTGCCTAAG ACTCGTGCACGTGAATGGCTTTTCTATTCTGAAGAAGGACAGTGGATGGTGGTCAGAAGCTCTGAAGCAGCTCGTCTCATAATG GTTTACTTGGATGCCAGCCATTCGGATACCAGCATGGAGGAGATTCAG AAGGATTTGTCTCCATTGGTTACGCAGTTGGCACCTGCAGAAAATGAGAATGGAGCTAAAATACC TTTCATGATGgcaagtgaggggatcaaggaGCGAAACATCATTCACAAG GTCACATCTTCATTAACTGGATCAATTATTGTTGAAGATGTAATTTATGAAAATGTTGATAGTGAAGTCAGTTGTATTTTTCCTTCTAGAGAGTTGGTGTTTCGACGCCTTGTATTTGAGAGAGCTGCAAATTTGGTGCAGTCTGAAGCTCTGCTAAAAGATGAACAGTCACCTACTAAATTGGTTAGTGAGACAGGCAGGAAGAAAAACAATGCATCTTCCAAATCTAGAAAAAGTGGATCTCAGAGACACAGTATTG GAGCAAGCAGCCAGTTGACCGTCTATCATGGCTATGTAGCTAGTTCTTATCATACAGGGATTATTTCAGGGTTCACGCTAATATCTTCTTACATGGAAAATGTGGCATCAAGTGGGAAAATG GTAAAAGCAGTAATAATAGGTCTTGGAGCTGGTTTACTTTCCATGTTTCTTCACGGGTGTATCCCCTTTTTGGAAATTGag ACTGTGGAGTTAGACCCCATGATTGTTGATATTGCAAGGGACTACTTCAGTTTTGTTGAGGATAAACGCCTAAAG GTGCATGTAGCTGATGGGATCCAATTTGTCCGAGAGATTGACAGTTCTGGAGCACCTCAGATTCATGGAAAAAGTAATGATCCTAGTAATACTGAGTCTGCTCTAAATGCAAGTTCAACTGTGTCTCATGCTGGTGTAAAAGTGACAAAAGTTGATATAATTATTGTTGATGTTGACTCTTCAGACCCAAG CTCGGGATTGACATGCCCTGCTCCGGATTTTTTGGATGAGTCTTTTCTTGAGACCGTAAAGGATAAACTTTCAGAGGATGGTCTCTTTGTTGTCAATTTGGTGTCACGGTCCCAAGCCATTAAGGATATGGCTCtctcaaaaatgaaaaag GTTTTCAGCCACCTCTTCTGCCTCCAGCTTGACGAGGACGTCAATGAGGTTCATTTTGCCCTCAAATCTGAGTCCTGTATTGAGGATAGCTGTTTCTCTGAAGCTTCTCTTAAACTTCATAAATTGTTGGAGTTTAAACACCCGGAGATAGGTCAAAACATTATCAATGCGACCAAAAAGATAAGACATTTGAAGTGA